In one Aromatoleum aromaticum EbN1 genomic region, the following are encoded:
- a CDS encoding FAD:protein FMN transferase: MRGWHRLGRLGAAWVALWCVALLGACTQPQLFHQEAYVFGTRVDLTVYGEPHEVAAEAMGAVLQEFDRLHRAYHAWQPSELTALNEAIARSEAAVVSDELAAMLTDAQQLSATGDGLFNPAMGALIGLWGFHADEFAPRLPDPAALRTVIEARPRMSDLVITGNRVESRNPVVQLDLGGYAKGYALDRAVAILRDKGIDNALVNIGGNVMALGKKGDTPWRLGLQHPREPQPLATLPLYDGEAIGTSGDYQRYFELEGRRYSHLLDPRTGMPATDSQSLTVLVTPRKDAGTLSDVASKPAFIAGDDWREYTRRYDIDHALRVTAAGRIEVTRALRARLQFPSGTPGVTVVD, translated from the coding sequence GGCTTGGCCGCCTCGGTGCGGCATGGGTCGCGCTGTGGTGCGTCGCGCTCCTCGGGGCCTGCACGCAGCCGCAGCTCTTCCACCAGGAAGCCTATGTGTTCGGCACGCGCGTCGATCTCACCGTGTACGGCGAACCGCACGAGGTCGCGGCCGAGGCGATGGGCGCGGTGCTGCAGGAGTTCGACCGCCTGCACCGCGCCTACCACGCGTGGCAGCCTTCCGAGCTGACGGCGCTGAACGAGGCCATCGCGCGTAGCGAGGCTGCCGTGGTGTCCGACGAGCTCGCCGCGATGCTGACCGACGCGCAGCAGCTGTCCGCGACCGGCGACGGGCTGTTCAACCCGGCGATGGGCGCGCTGATCGGCCTGTGGGGCTTCCATGCCGACGAATTCGCGCCGCGCCTGCCCGATCCGGCGGCGCTGCGAACGGTGATCGAAGCGCGACCGCGCATGTCCGACCTCGTCATCACCGGCAATCGCGTCGAGAGCCGCAATCCGGTCGTGCAGCTCGATCTGGGCGGTTACGCCAAAGGCTACGCGCTCGACCGCGCCGTCGCGATCCTGCGCGACAAAGGCATCGACAACGCGCTCGTCAATATCGGCGGCAACGTCATGGCGCTCGGCAAGAAAGGCGACACGCCGTGGCGCCTCGGGCTGCAGCATCCGCGCGAGCCTCAACCGCTCGCGACGCTGCCGCTGTACGACGGCGAGGCGATCGGGACGTCCGGCGACTACCAGCGCTATTTCGAACTCGAGGGGCGCCGTTATTCGCATCTGCTCGATCCGCGCACCGGCATGCCCGCGACCGACAGCCAGTCGCTGACAGTGCTGGTCACGCCGCGCAAGGACGCCGGTACGCTGTCCGACGTGGCGAGCAAGCCCGCTTTCATCGCCGGCGACGACTGGCGCGAATACACGCGCCGCTACGACATCGACCATGCGCTGCGCGTCACCGCCGCTGGCCGCATCGAAGTCACCCGCGCGCTGCGCGCCCGCCTCCAGTTCCCTTCCGGTACGCCCGGAGTCACTGTCGTCGACTAG
- a CDS encoding DMT family transporter has protein sequence MPPRPHLDRFAMGLMVLLCTVWGLQQVAIKLANAGISPVWQAGLRSLGATALVWGWASARGVKLWSSDGTLAPGLVAGLLFAGEFALIFWALEFTTASRGVIFLYTAPFFVALGAVWLLPHERMRRAQWAGMALAFLGVLTLFGESLLLGSGRAWIGDLMMLLAASMWAATTLTVKVSPLIRVPAEKTLLYQLGISALVLPLLSLAFGEPGVFAPTTVVWASLAFQTVIVAAASYVAWFWLISQYPATRLSSFSFLTPVMGVLAGGLLLGEALTPAVFAALALVGAGIWIANRPSPEAAPVPVR, from the coding sequence ATGCCCCCTCGCCCGCATCTCGATCGCTTTGCCATGGGACTGATGGTGCTGCTGTGCACGGTGTGGGGATTGCAGCAGGTCGCGATCAAGCTTGCCAACGCGGGCATTTCGCCGGTATGGCAGGCCGGTCTGCGCTCGCTCGGCGCGACGGCGCTGGTGTGGGGGTGGGCGAGCGCGCGCGGCGTGAAGCTGTGGTCGTCGGACGGAACGCTCGCGCCGGGCCTCGTCGCCGGTCTGCTGTTCGCCGGCGAGTTCGCGCTGATCTTCTGGGCGCTCGAATTCACGACTGCGTCGCGCGGCGTGATCTTCCTGTACACCGCGCCGTTCTTCGTCGCGCTCGGCGCAGTGTGGCTGCTGCCGCACGAGCGCATGCGTCGCGCGCAGTGGGCAGGCATGGCGCTGGCGTTCCTCGGTGTGCTGACGCTGTTTGGCGAGAGCCTGCTGCTCGGGTCCGGCCGCGCCTGGATCGGCGACCTGATGATGCTGCTCGCCGCGAGCATGTGGGCCGCGACCACGCTGACCGTCAAGGTCAGTCCGCTGATCCGCGTGCCGGCCGAAAAAACGCTGCTGTATCAACTGGGCATCTCGGCGCTGGTGCTGCCGCTGCTGTCGCTCGCGTTCGGCGAGCCGGGCGTGTTTGCGCCGACGACAGTGGTGTGGGCAAGCCTCGCCTTCCAGACCGTCATCGTCGCCGCTGCGAGCTATGTCGCGTGGTTCTGGCTGATCAGCCAGTATCCGGCGACGCGCCTGTCGTCGTTCTCGTTCCTGACGCCGGTGATGGGCGTGCTCGCCGGCGGCCTCCTGCTCGGCGAGGCGCTGACGCCGGCGGTGTTCGCCGCGCTCGCGCTTGTCGGCGCCGGCATCTGGATCGCGAACCGCCCGTCTCCCGAAGCGGCGCCCGTGCCGGTGCGCTAA